A DNA window from Saimiri boliviensis isolate mSaiBol1 chromosome 19 unlocalized genomic scaffold, mSaiBol1.pri SUPER_19_unloc_3, whole genome shotgun sequence contains the following coding sequences:
- the LOC141583317 gene encoding uncharacterized protein LOC141583317 produces the protein MVAEVCSKPAASAMKKPFGLRSRMGKWCCHCFSCCRGSGKSNVGTWADYEDSAFEEPRYQVRREDLDQLHRAAWWGKVPRADLIVMLRSTDVNETDTEQRTALHLASANGNSEIVKLLLYRRCELHAFDSKKRTALIKAVQCQEDECVLTLLEHGTDPDLPDVYGNTALHYAVYNEDKLLAKALLLYGADIEAKNKCGLTPLSLAVYGQKEKMMKFLIKKKANVNAIDKFGRTVLILAVCCGSASMVGLLLDQDIDAFCQDKSGKTAKDYAVSSQHNIICQLLSDYKEKQKSKKFSENSNPGKEAEE, from the exons ATGGTGGCTGAGGTTTGTTCAAAGCCGGCTGCCTCCGCTATGAAGAAGCCCTTTGGTCTCAGGAGCAGGATGGGCAAATGGTGCTGCCACTGCTTCTCCTGCTGCAGGGGGAGCGGCAAGAGCAACGTGGGCACTTGGGCAGACTATGAGGACAGTGCCTTCGAGGAGCCAAGGTACCAGGTCCGGCGAGAAGACCTGGACCAGCTCCACAGAGCCGCCTGGTGGGGTAAAGTCCCCAGAGCCGATCTCATCGTCATGCTCAGGAGCACTGACGTGAACGAGACGGACACGGAACAAAG AACTGCCCTCCATTTGGCCTCTGCCAATGGGAATTCAGAAATAGTAAAactcttgctgtacagaagatgtGAACTTCATGCCTTTGACAGCAAAAAGAGGACAGCTCTAATAAAG GCCGTACAGTGCCAAGAAGATGAATGTGTGTTAACGTTGCTAGAACATGGCACTGACCCAGACCTTCCGGATGTGTATGGCAATACCGCGTTACACTATGCGGTCTACAATGAAGACAAATTACTGGCCAAAGCACTGCTTTTATACGGTGCTGATATTGAAGCAAAAAACAAG tgtGGCCTCACGCCACTTTCACTTGCTGTATatggacaaaaagagaaaatgatgaaatttttaatcaagaaaaaagctaatgtaaatgcaattgataaatttggaag GACTGTGCTTATACTTGCCGTATGTTGTGGATCAGCAAGTATGGTTGGCCTTCTACTTGATCAAGATATTGATGCATTTTGTCaagataaatctggaaaaactGCCAAGGATTATGCTGTGTCTAGTCAACATAATAT aATTTGCCAATTACTTTCggactacaaagaaaaacagaagtcaaaaaagttttctgaaaacagcaatccag gtaaagaagcagaagaatga